The DNA region AGCCGTGTTCCTGGACCTTTAAATTCATATCCAATCCATCCACCCTTAACATGTGATGCTTTAGAATCTTGAATAGTCAAAATATTAATAATTAGAGTAATCCCAATTAAAAAATAATTTATCACCTTTTTGTTCATAACCAAAATTGGTGTACTTATTAAAATGAAACACCAAAATAAACTCCTGCGGACCAATTGTAAGTACCCATATTATGGACGTTATAGTCTCCTATATAATCAACTTTAAAGGTGGGCTTCATATCATATTGAAATCTAAAATCAATATAAAAATTATTATGCTCTTGTTCAGAAGTTAATAATTTTATACCTCCCACTGTGCTGATATTAAATTTCCTAACATCAGATAGATTATTATTTGGTAGAGAACTAAATGCAGAATAAACATCACTTGTCTTATCTGTTGTTTCTGCATATTTGGCTCTAACATTCCAATAAGGTGCAGCTCCTCCGTATAATACAATACCTAATTTGCCAGGATTAAAATTGGTAGGTTTCCATTGCAATAATAAAGGCAACTCCAAATTATTGATTCTGTATTTAAAATAATTATATCCCTTATGCCTTGTTCCATAATCATCAATATAATCTGAGCCATCGATATAACTTCTATATACAGAACCTCTACCATTATAATTTAACTCCACGCCAATTCCGAAATGATTGGTCCATTGGTATTCTGCTGTTACACCAGGAACGAATGTCATTCTTGCATATTGACTAAAGCCTGCATAATATTGATCCGATTTATTTTGATTATCAAATGGAAAGACATTATTGGAAAACCTAGAAAAATTAAAACCGCCTTTTAAACCCCAATGAAATTTTTCCGCATATATAGTAATTAATTGAGCATTTGCTTGACGAATTGATCCTATAATTACAATAAACAGTAAGTATCTAAACAGCTTCATTTGTATTGTTGTTTTTTCAAATATATACAATTGCAATTATAAATGAAACGATTAGAATACAAACAATTATCTAATCAAAACGATGGTTCCTTTTTTATTGATATCATGCCCATTATAATCTTCTCCACTTGCCTCATATATAAAAGTGCTGCCTGAAGGCTGTTGCTGACCGTTCATTAATCCATTCCACCCTGTCCCTATTTGTGTCGTGTAAAATACTAATTGGCCCCACCTGTTATATATCTTGAAATAATTAAATTTTTTAATTCCAACTAAAATGGGTCTGCTGATATCATTTTTTCCGTCTCCATTTGGGGTAAATCCACTAGGAACAAGTATATCGGTTCCTGTTTGAAAAATTGTTATTTTTATATTATCTTCTCCATAACAGCCTTCTTTGGTTTCTGCTTTTACGGTATAATATTGATAATTAATACCTAATGG from Rhizosphaericola mali includes:
- a CDS encoding porin family protein: MKLFRYLLFIVIIGSIRQANAQLITIYAEKFHWGLKGGFNFSRFSNNVFPFDNQNKSDQYYAGFSQYARMTFVPGVTAEYQWTNHFGIGVELNYNGRGSVYRSYIDGSDYIDDYGTRHKGYNYFKYRINNLELPLLLQWKPTNFNPGKLGIVLYGGAAPYWNVRAKYAETTDKTSDVYSAFSSLPNNNLSDVRKFNISTVGGIKLLTSEQEHNNFYIDFRFQYDMKPTFKVDYIGDYNVHNMGTYNWSAGVYFGVSF